From Carassius auratus strain Wakin unplaced genomic scaffold, ASM336829v1 scaf_tig00214546, whole genome shotgun sequence, the proteins below share one genomic window:
- the LOC113092287 gene encoding rho GTPase-activating protein 32-like isoform X2: MARSAEIPELSSEPLMRSCSSSASMKVKNVKKLSFTKGHFPKLAECAHFHYENVDFGTIQLTLADEQTELTRNGLESKEPVYLVQIYCQGRSWIVRRSYEDFRVLDKHLHLCIYDRRFSQLPELPRFDSLRERAEAVSQMLMAYLSRLSAIADNKINCGPALTWMEVDNKGNHLLVHEESSINVPAIAAAHVIKRYIAQAADELSFEVGDIVSVIDMPPKEDTTWWRGKHGFQVGFFPSECVELINDKVPQSVTNSVPKPVSKKHGKLITFLRTFMKSRPTKQKLKQRGILRERVFGCDLGEHLLNSGHDVPQVLKSCTEFIEKHGVVDGMYRLSGIASNIQKLRHEFDSEQIPDLTKDVYIQDIHCVGSLCKLYFRELPNPLLTYQLYEKFSEAVSAATDEERLIKIHDVIQQLPPPHYRTLEFLMRHLSHLATFSYVTNMHTKNLAIVWAPNLLRSKQIESACFSGTAAFMEVRIQSVVVEFILNHVDVLFSPKLSSLIREGTGHNSLSRPKSLLVPSPSTKLLTLEEAQARTQAQINSPITADSKYIEVGEGPAALQGKFHTVIEFPTERKRQPIKSKKSPVGSWRSFFNLGKSSSMSKRKLQRNPSEPNELKAMALAGGRGDTGTLRSAKSEESLTSLHNVEGESKVYRPRRPRSSSDALSASFNGDLLDSRQHCNSYDNLGHGESDGDDGPICVPALISPPRSADDVDLSPPDIGMASLDFDPMSFQCSLPLAETSIFSLDTDESSLKRSPASASGSEPVSPVRAKVTSHSVSPGHSPALKDRNKLPPASFSEKTPVKSLENCEKSSVVTPLSISESAASMIRKAPESTLLQPSSPQSPMDSPAKLSFLSRTTDMPLSEAIQQELLSKATTFESKESKDISSIECSQPPQVTCSQEQPGAVALDSPKGNVPVSSVSLIPPPPPPKNAARMLALALAESAQQATILSQRQSSGPPTPVSPIRPQEFLETMEWPPPPSLPSQTSLEEATVEVSKRSAPMSSPPSSPVERLTRSVSLHLNTGDSGKLSSISCNSQCVVSKETPSQSAMPSSQPSQVSQLQKSPERQQPAVGQTPVSTDKTTTTITTPSISSKDTVIQQPCSEFHMTEMVMPPKPTKTPDQPIAILQPQPQIQTQPHAVIRSQPQVQPHSQSQAQPQFQPKSQPNARVAPTPAVPLDPLEKPWEAIKPVHPKADSASQHHTQGVMPPTPPVRSIESKLAMAALCNTEVANPANFHAILETSMRGSVEETPQQSHPTHRRASTHQTGYSYHSKGDAALLEPTTEVYYHRGVSPSGQATMAYHYRPESVPPHVSYVSKSEPQMSYRGHGDGRYNTIGPRSYHHSIKSRGPLRNEYISPSSLHHSHGYSQVDGPTVYPTIRRVHSLHVPPSAIRSVPVTRTEVPADDELFYYQHPVYHCKSHQPPSQADYHVTQLQPYFENGRVQYRYSPYSGSHILDAPFYDVDHYGTIRLRHVHSFSGRDSAPLLRTGAKSGGYHYLSRHLIPLKEHSFISRDMPPYSGSKASVYFALDPEEAERLRIHSIRRESRARQKVKGSVLSQYDNIGPYMPVDIDMLHLRSKSDPGKTVLMAAESKEARYNIVSGSQHAPRHLVSDPDVLMYMETEKHCQGNGMGDKTTKQGGSRNYSSIPSHQSQLPARSLQHLPEGGHLDPKFEPGEKLLSSKHWQEHSESRSPHPRYERSDLDHHTCRGKATSSTSEDEQAAPVKPAPPPKPERSHSIRERQHYNQSSLPAHLPDNSDRDHSGSYSHQSQGHCAVTLQSHYDNLDVYHPVPQSQTSLSNRGGSSSYHLPGFSTPHSNRAYSTALGQGAFIQAELSVQRPETEINAE; encoded by the exons TTAACCCTCGCAGATGAACAGACTGAATTGACACGGAATGGCCTGGAGTCAAAAGAGCCTGTGTATTTGGTTCAGATCTACTGTCAG GGACGAAGCTGGATCGTGAGGCGAAGCTATGAAGATTTCCGAGTCCTGGATAAGCATCTCCATCTCTGCATCTATGACCGCCGCTTTTCCCAGCTCCCCGAGCTGCCCCGTTTCGACAGCCTGAGGGAAAGAGCAGAG GCAGTTTCCCAGATGCTGATGGCTTACCTCTCCCGTCTCTCAGCGATTGCTGATAATAAGATCAACTGTGGGCCGGCCCTCACATGGATGGAG GTTGACAACAAAGGGAATCACTTGCTGGTGCATGAAGAGTCATCCATAAATGTTCCAGCTATCGCAGCAGCCCACGTGATCAAGCGCTATATTGCACAGGCAGCTGATGAGCTATCATTTGAG GTGGGGGATATTGTTTCCGTAATAGATATGCCACCCAAAGAGGACACCACCTGGTGGAGAGGAAAACATGGTTTCCAG GTTGGCTTCTTTCCCAGCGAGTGTGTGGAGCTGATAAATGACAAGGTTCCGCAGTCTGTTACCAACTCCGTGCCAAAACCAG TGTCCAAGAAACACGGGAAACTGATCACTTTTCTACGCACATTCATGAAGTCCAGGCCGACCAAGCAGAAGCTGAAGCAAAGAGGTATCCTCAGGGAGAGGGTGTTCGGCTGTGACCTTGGAGAACATCTCCTCAACTCCGGCCATGACG TCCCCCAGGTACTCAAGAGCTGCACTGAGTTCATTGAGAAGCACGGAGTGGTTGATGGAATGTACCGTCTCTCTGGGATTGCCTCCAACATTCAGAAGCTGCG GCATGAATTTGACTCCGAACAGATCCCAGATCTgacaaaagatgtttacattcaAGACATACACTGCGTGGGCTCCCTGTGCAAGCTTTACTTTCGAGAGCTTCCCAACCCACTTCTCACCTACCAACTGTATGAGAAATTCTCG GAGGCTGTGTCAGCAGCCACAGATGAGGAGAGGTTGATCAAAATACATGATGTCATTCAGCAGCTGCCGCCCCCGCACTATAG GACACTTGAGTTTCTTATGAGACATCTTTCACACTTAGCAACCTTCAGCTATGTGACAAACATGCATACGAAGAATTTGGCCATTGTTTGGGCCCCCAACTTACTGAG GTCAAAGCAAATCGAATCGGCTTGCTTCAGTGGCACAGCAGCCTTCATGGAGGTGCGAATACAGTCGGTTGTGGTGGAGTTCATCCTCAACCATGTGGATGTTCTCTTCAGCCCCAAACTGAGCTCGCTTATACGAGAGGGAACAG GACACAACTCTTTGTCTCGGCCTAAATCTTTGCTGGTACCCTCTCCATCCACAAAGCTGCTAACATTAGAAGAGGCACAGGCACGTACCCAGGCACAGATCAACTCACCCATCACTGCAGACAGCAAGTACATCGAGGTGGGAGAGGGTCCTGCTGCCTTACAGGGAAAATTCCACACGGTCATTGAGTTCCCCACTGAGAG gAAAAGACAGCCCATAAAATCTAAAAAGTCTCCAGTTGGCAGTTGGCGGTCTTTTTTTAACTTGGGCAAATCTTCCTCAATGTCTAAACGAAAGCTGCAGCGCAATCCCAGTGAACCAAACGAACTCAAGGCCATGGCATTGGCTG gaggaagaggagacacCGGTACTCTTCGGTCTGCAAAAAGTGAAGAGTCTCTCACCTCTTTACATAACGTTGAAG GAGAGTCTAAGGTGTACAGGCCACGCAGACCTCGTTCCAGCAGTGATGCTCTCTCTGCTTCCTTCAACGGTGATCTACTGGATAGCAGACAACACTGTAACTCATATGACAACCTGGGCCATGGGGAGAGTGATGGGGATGATGGACCAATCTGTGTGCCTGCTCTTATCTCACCGCCACGTTCCGCTGATGATGTGGACTTGAGCCCTCCTGACATTGGCATGGCCTCTTTAGACTTTGACCCCATGTCTTTCCAGTGTAGCCTTCCTCTGGCAGAGACTTCCATTTTCTCACTGGACACAGATGAAAGCAGTCTGAAGAGGAGCCCGGCCAGTGCCAGTGGCTCAGAGCCAGTCTCGCCAGTCAGAGCTAAAGTTACGAGTCATTCTGTGTCTCCAGGCCACAGTCCAGCCTTAAAGGATAGAAATAAACTGCCCCCTGCTTCTTTCTCAGAGAAAACTCCAGTTAAATCCCTTGAGAACTGCGAGAAGTCATCTGTTGTGACTCCTCTAAGCATCTCTGAATCAGCTGCCTCCATGATAAGGAAAGCACCAGAGAGCACTTTGCTTCAGCCCTCTTCCCCTCAATCTCCAATGGACTCCCCTGCAAAATTGAGCTTTCTGTCAAGAACCACCGATATGCCCCTGAGTGAAGCCATTCAACAAGAGCTTCTTTCTAAAGCTACTACCTTTGAGAGTAAAGAGAGTAAAGACATATCAAGCATTGAATGCTCTCAGCCACCACAGGTCACCTGTTCTCAAGAGCAGCCAG GAGCCGTAGCTCTGGACTCACCAAAGGGCAATGTCCCTGTCAGCTCTGTGTCCCTCAtacctccccctcccccaccaaAGAATGCTGCCCGAATGCTTGCACTAGCTCTAGCAGAATCTGCCCAGCAGGCCACTATTCTTTCTCAGAGGCAATCCTCTGGACCCCCTACACCAGTGTCCCCCATTAGGCCACAAGAGTTCCTGGAGACCATGGAGTGGCCTCCTCCTCCTTCCTTGCCATCACAGACATCCTTGGAGGAAGCTACAGTAGAAGTATCAAAGAGGTCTGCTCCTATGTCTTCACCGCCCTCCTCCCCAGTTGAAAGGTTAACTCGCTCTGTCAGTCTGCACCTCAACACAGGTGATAGTGGGAAGCTATCCAGCATTTCTTGCAATAGCCAGTGTGTTGTCTCAAAAGAGACCCCAAGTCAGAGTGCAATGCCTTCTAGTCAACCTTCTCAAGTTTCCCAATTACAAAAAAGCCCAGAAAGGCAGCAGCCAGCTGTGGGCCAGACACCTGTGAGCACAGACAAAACCACTACCACAATCACCACACCATCTATCAGCAGCAAGGATACAGTCATTCAACAACCTTGTTCTGAG TTCCATATGACTGAAATGGTTATGCCACCAAAACCCACAAAGACGCCAGATCAACCCATTGCAATTCTCCAGCCTCAGCCACAAATACAGACTCAACCTCATGCAGTGATTCGGTCTCAACCTCAAGTTCAGCCTCATTCTCAGTCACAAGCACAGCCTCAGTTTCAACCCAAATCGCAGCCCAATGCTAGAGTTGCACCAACCCCGGCAGTACCTCTTGATCCTCTGGAAAAGCCATGGGAAGCCATTAAGCCTGTCCATCCAAAAGCAGATAGTGCTTCTCAACACCATACTCAGGGAGTGATGCCGCCAACACCCCCAGTTCGTTCCATTGAAAGTAAACTAGCAATGGCTGCTCTCTGCAACACTGAGGTTGCAAACCCTGCCAACTTTCATGCCATATTAGAAACATCCATGAGAGGCTCAGTCGAGGAGACTCCCCAACAGTCTCATCCAACTCATCGCAGGGCTTCCACGCATCAGACAGGTTACAGTTACCACTCAAAAGGGGATGCTGCCCTACTGGAGCCCACCACAGAAGTGTATTACCATCGGGGAGTATCCCCTTCAGGTCAGGCTACGATGGCATACCATTACAGACCAGAGAGTGTTCCACCACATGTTTCTTATGTCTCAAAATCAGAGCCACAGATGTCCTATAGAGGCCACGGTGATGGCCGGTACAATACGATTGGACCCAGGTCCTACCACCACTCTATCAAATCTCGTGGCCCACTGAGAAATGAGTATATTTCTCCAAGCTCACTGCACCACTCCCATGGCTACAGCCAAGTAGATGGACCCACCGTGTACCCAACAATCCGTAGAGTCCACTCCCTACATGTGCCCCCCTCTGCCATCCGCTCAGTGCCAGTCACCAGAACCGAGGTTCCAGCAGATGATGAGTTGTTTTACTACCAGCACCCAGTCTATCACTGCAAGTCTCACCAACCACCCTCTCAAGCCGACTACCACGTCACACAACTGCAGCCTTATTTTGAGAATGGAAGAGTTCAGTACCGCTACAGTCCCTACTCTGGCTCTCACATTCTGGATGCCCCATTCTACGATGTGGACCATTATGGTACGATCCGCTTACGGCATGTCCATTCCTTCAGCGGTCGGGACAGTGCTCCTCTCCTTCGGACTGGAGCCAAATCTGGAGGCTACCACTACCTTTCACGGCATTTAATTCCTTTAAAGGAGCATAGCTTCATAAGCAGAGACATGCCACCTTACAGTGGTTCAAAAGCCAGTGTTTACTTTGCGTTGGATCCAGAAGAAGCAGAGAGGCTTCGCATACACTCTATCCGCAGGGAAAGCCGAGCAAGGCAAAAAGTTAAGGGTTCTGTTTTGTCTCAGTATGACAACATAGGACCCTACATGCCAGTGGATATAGACATGTTACACTTGCGGAGCAAATCAGATCCTGGCAAAACTGTATTGATGGCTGCCGAGAGCAAGGAGGCTAGATATAACATCGTTTCTGGGTCTCAGCATGCTCCTAGGCACTTGGTCTCTGATCCAGATGTCCTGATGTATATGGAAACGGAGAAGCACTGCCAAGGAAATGGGATGGGGGACAAAACCACCAAACAAGGTGGCTCCAGGAACTACTCATCCATCCCTTCACATCAATCGCAACTTCCAGCACGAAGCCTGCAGCACTTACCTGAAGGTGGCCATCTTGACCCGAAGTTTGAGCCAGGGGAAAAGCTACTGAGCAGTAAACATTGGCAGGAACACTCAGAGAGCAGGAGTCCCCATCCTCGTTACGAAAGGTCAGATTTGGATCACCACACATGCAGGGGTAAAGCCACTAGCAGCACCAGTGAAGATGAACAAGCAGCTCCAGTGAAGCCAGCTCCTCCACCCAAGCCAGAGAGATCCCATAGTATTAGAGAGCGGCAGCATTACAACCAGTCCAGTCTTCCTGCACATCTACCAGACAATTCAGATAGAGACCATAGTGGATCCTACTCTCATCAGTCACAGGGGCATTGTGCCGTTACTTTACAGTCACACTACGACAATCTGGATGTCTACCATCCAGTACCTCAGTCTCAAACATCACTATCAAATCGAGGTGGCTCCAGCTCCTATCACCTCCCTGGTTTCTCAACTCCACATAGTAATCGTGCATACTCCACTGCCTTGGGACAGGGCGCCTTCATACAAGCTGAGCTGTCAGTGCAGAGGCCAGAGACAGAGATTAATGCAGAGTAA
- the LOC113092287 gene encoding rho GTPase-activating protein 32-like isoform X1, with protein sequence MARSAEIPELSSEPLMRSCSSSASMKVKNVKKLSFTKGHFPKLAECAHFHYENVDFGTIQLTLADEQTELTRNGLESKEPVYLVQIYCQGRSWIVRRSYEDFRVLDKHLHLCIYDRRFSQLPELPRFDSLRERAEAVSQMLMAYLSRLSAIADNKINCGPALTWMEVDNKGNHLLVHEESSINVPAIAAAHVIKRYIAQAADELSFEVGDIVSVIDMPPKEDTTWWRGKHGFQVGFFPSECVELINDKVPQSVTNSVPKPDLEMESLKQDSAWVLDPLNPYRLSSVSKKHGKLITFLRTFMKSRPTKQKLKQRGILRERVFGCDLGEHLLNSGHDVPQVLKSCTEFIEKHGVVDGMYRLSGIASNIQKLRHEFDSEQIPDLTKDVYIQDIHCVGSLCKLYFRELPNPLLTYQLYEKFSEAVSAATDEERLIKIHDVIQQLPPPHYRTLEFLMRHLSHLATFSYVTNMHTKNLAIVWAPNLLRSKQIESACFSGTAAFMEVRIQSVVVEFILNHVDVLFSPKLSSLIREGTGHNSLSRPKSLLVPSPSTKLLTLEEAQARTQAQINSPITADSKYIEVGEGPAALQGKFHTVIEFPTERKRQPIKSKKSPVGSWRSFFNLGKSSSMSKRKLQRNPSEPNELKAMALAGGRGDTGTLRSAKSEESLTSLHNVEGESKVYRPRRPRSSSDALSASFNGDLLDSRQHCNSYDNLGHGESDGDDGPICVPALISPPRSADDVDLSPPDIGMASLDFDPMSFQCSLPLAETSIFSLDTDESSLKRSPASASGSEPVSPVRAKVTSHSVSPGHSPALKDRNKLPPASFSEKTPVKSLENCEKSSVVTPLSISESAASMIRKAPESTLLQPSSPQSPMDSPAKLSFLSRTTDMPLSEAIQQELLSKATTFESKESKDISSIECSQPPQVTCSQEQPGAVALDSPKGNVPVSSVSLIPPPPPPKNAARMLALALAESAQQATILSQRQSSGPPTPVSPIRPQEFLETMEWPPPPSLPSQTSLEEATVEVSKRSAPMSSPPSSPVERLTRSVSLHLNTGDSGKLSSISCNSQCVVSKETPSQSAMPSSQPSQVSQLQKSPERQQPAVGQTPVSTDKTTTTITTPSISSKDTVIQQPCSEFHMTEMVMPPKPTKTPDQPIAILQPQPQIQTQPHAVIRSQPQVQPHSQSQAQPQFQPKSQPNARVAPTPAVPLDPLEKPWEAIKPVHPKADSASQHHTQGVMPPTPPVRSIESKLAMAALCNTEVANPANFHAILETSMRGSVEETPQQSHPTHRRASTHQTGYSYHSKGDAALLEPTTEVYYHRGVSPSGQATMAYHYRPESVPPHVSYVSKSEPQMSYRGHGDGRYNTIGPRSYHHSIKSRGPLRNEYISPSSLHHSHGYSQVDGPTVYPTIRRVHSLHVPPSAIRSVPVTRTEVPADDELFYYQHPVYHCKSHQPPSQADYHVTQLQPYFENGRVQYRYSPYSGSHILDAPFYDVDHYGTIRLRHVHSFSGRDSAPLLRTGAKSGGYHYLSRHLIPLKEHSFISRDMPPYSGSKASVYFALDPEEAERLRIHSIRRESRARQKVKGSVLSQYDNIGPYMPVDIDMLHLRSKSDPGKTVLMAAESKEARYNIVSGSQHAPRHLVSDPDVLMYMETEKHCQGNGMGDKTTKQGGSRNYSSIPSHQSQLPARSLQHLPEGGHLDPKFEPGEKLLSSKHWQEHSESRSPHPRYERSDLDHHTCRGKATSSTSEDEQAAPVKPAPPPKPERSHSIRERQHYNQSSLPAHLPDNSDRDHSGSYSHQSQGHCAVTLQSHYDNLDVYHPVPQSQTSLSNRGGSSSYHLPGFSTPHSNRAYSTALGQGAFIQAELSVQRPETEINAE encoded by the exons TTAACCCTCGCAGATGAACAGACTGAATTGACACGGAATGGCCTGGAGTCAAAAGAGCCTGTGTATTTGGTTCAGATCTACTGTCAG GGACGAAGCTGGATCGTGAGGCGAAGCTATGAAGATTTCCGAGTCCTGGATAAGCATCTCCATCTCTGCATCTATGACCGCCGCTTTTCCCAGCTCCCCGAGCTGCCCCGTTTCGACAGCCTGAGGGAAAGAGCAGAG GCAGTTTCCCAGATGCTGATGGCTTACCTCTCCCGTCTCTCAGCGATTGCTGATAATAAGATCAACTGTGGGCCGGCCCTCACATGGATGGAG GTTGACAACAAAGGGAATCACTTGCTGGTGCATGAAGAGTCATCCATAAATGTTCCAGCTATCGCAGCAGCCCACGTGATCAAGCGCTATATTGCACAGGCAGCTGATGAGCTATCATTTGAG GTGGGGGATATTGTTTCCGTAATAGATATGCCACCCAAAGAGGACACCACCTGGTGGAGAGGAAAACATGGTTTCCAG GTTGGCTTCTTTCCCAGCGAGTGTGTGGAGCTGATAAATGACAAGGTTCCGCAGTCTGTTACCAACTCCGTGCCAAAACCAG ATTTGGAGATGGAGAGTTTAAAGCAGGACAGTGCATGGGTCCTCGACCCATTAAACCCCTACAGGCTGAGCTCAG TGTCCAAGAAACACGGGAAACTGATCACTTTTCTACGCACATTCATGAAGTCCAGGCCGACCAAGCAGAAGCTGAAGCAAAGAGGTATCCTCAGGGAGAGGGTGTTCGGCTGTGACCTTGGAGAACATCTCCTCAACTCCGGCCATGACG TCCCCCAGGTACTCAAGAGCTGCACTGAGTTCATTGAGAAGCACGGAGTGGTTGATGGAATGTACCGTCTCTCTGGGATTGCCTCCAACATTCAGAAGCTGCG GCATGAATTTGACTCCGAACAGATCCCAGATCTgacaaaagatgtttacattcaAGACATACACTGCGTGGGCTCCCTGTGCAAGCTTTACTTTCGAGAGCTTCCCAACCCACTTCTCACCTACCAACTGTATGAGAAATTCTCG GAGGCTGTGTCAGCAGCCACAGATGAGGAGAGGTTGATCAAAATACATGATGTCATTCAGCAGCTGCCGCCCCCGCACTATAG GACACTTGAGTTTCTTATGAGACATCTTTCACACTTAGCAACCTTCAGCTATGTGACAAACATGCATACGAAGAATTTGGCCATTGTTTGGGCCCCCAACTTACTGAG GTCAAAGCAAATCGAATCGGCTTGCTTCAGTGGCACAGCAGCCTTCATGGAGGTGCGAATACAGTCGGTTGTGGTGGAGTTCATCCTCAACCATGTGGATGTTCTCTTCAGCCCCAAACTGAGCTCGCTTATACGAGAGGGAACAG GACACAACTCTTTGTCTCGGCCTAAATCTTTGCTGGTACCCTCTCCATCCACAAAGCTGCTAACATTAGAAGAGGCACAGGCACGTACCCAGGCACAGATCAACTCACCCATCACTGCAGACAGCAAGTACATCGAGGTGGGAGAGGGTCCTGCTGCCTTACAGGGAAAATTCCACACGGTCATTGAGTTCCCCACTGAGAG gAAAAGACAGCCCATAAAATCTAAAAAGTCTCCAGTTGGCAGTTGGCGGTCTTTTTTTAACTTGGGCAAATCTTCCTCAATGTCTAAACGAAAGCTGCAGCGCAATCCCAGTGAACCAAACGAACTCAAGGCCATGGCATTGGCTG gaggaagaggagacacCGGTACTCTTCGGTCTGCAAAAAGTGAAGAGTCTCTCACCTCTTTACATAACGTTGAAG GAGAGTCTAAGGTGTACAGGCCACGCAGACCTCGTTCCAGCAGTGATGCTCTCTCTGCTTCCTTCAACGGTGATCTACTGGATAGCAGACAACACTGTAACTCATATGACAACCTGGGCCATGGGGAGAGTGATGGGGATGATGGACCAATCTGTGTGCCTGCTCTTATCTCACCGCCACGTTCCGCTGATGATGTGGACTTGAGCCCTCCTGACATTGGCATGGCCTCTTTAGACTTTGACCCCATGTCTTTCCAGTGTAGCCTTCCTCTGGCAGAGACTTCCATTTTCTCACTGGACACAGATGAAAGCAGTCTGAAGAGGAGCCCGGCCAGTGCCAGTGGCTCAGAGCCAGTCTCGCCAGTCAGAGCTAAAGTTACGAGTCATTCTGTGTCTCCAGGCCACAGTCCAGCCTTAAAGGATAGAAATAAACTGCCCCCTGCTTCTTTCTCAGAGAAAACTCCAGTTAAATCCCTTGAGAACTGCGAGAAGTCATCTGTTGTGACTCCTCTAAGCATCTCTGAATCAGCTGCCTCCATGATAAGGAAAGCACCAGAGAGCACTTTGCTTCAGCCCTCTTCCCCTCAATCTCCAATGGACTCCCCTGCAAAATTGAGCTTTCTGTCAAGAACCACCGATATGCCCCTGAGTGAAGCCATTCAACAAGAGCTTCTTTCTAAAGCTACTACCTTTGAGAGTAAAGAGAGTAAAGACATATCAAGCATTGAATGCTCTCAGCCACCACAGGTCACCTGTTCTCAAGAGCAGCCAG GAGCCGTAGCTCTGGACTCACCAAAGGGCAATGTCCCTGTCAGCTCTGTGTCCCTCAtacctccccctcccccaccaaAGAATGCTGCCCGAATGCTTGCACTAGCTCTAGCAGAATCTGCCCAGCAGGCCACTATTCTTTCTCAGAGGCAATCCTCTGGACCCCCTACACCAGTGTCCCCCATTAGGCCACAAGAGTTCCTGGAGACCATGGAGTGGCCTCCTCCTCCTTCCTTGCCATCACAGACATCCTTGGAGGAAGCTACAGTAGAAGTATCAAAGAGGTCTGCTCCTATGTCTTCACCGCCCTCCTCCCCAGTTGAAAGGTTAACTCGCTCTGTCAGTCTGCACCTCAACACAGGTGATAGTGGGAAGCTATCCAGCATTTCTTGCAATAGCCAGTGTGTTGTCTCAAAAGAGACCCCAAGTCAGAGTGCAATGCCTTCTAGTCAACCTTCTCAAGTTTCCCAATTACAAAAAAGCCCAGAAAGGCAGCAGCCAGCTGTGGGCCAGACACCTGTGAGCACAGACAAAACCACTACCACAATCACCACACCATCTATCAGCAGCAAGGATACAGTCATTCAACAACCTTGTTCTGAG TTCCATATGACTGAAATGGTTATGCCACCAAAACCCACAAAGACGCCAGATCAACCCATTGCAATTCTCCAGCCTCAGCCACAAATACAGACTCAACCTCATGCAGTGATTCGGTCTCAACCTCAAGTTCAGCCTCATTCTCAGTCACAAGCACAGCCTCAGTTTCAACCCAAATCGCAGCCCAATGCTAGAGTTGCACCAACCCCGGCAGTACCTCTTGATCCTCTGGAAAAGCCATGGGAAGCCATTAAGCCTGTCCATCCAAAAGCAGATAGTGCTTCTCAACACCATACTCAGGGAGTGATGCCGCCAACACCCCCAGTTCGTTCCATTGAAAGTAAACTAGCAATGGCTGCTCTCTGCAACACTGAGGTTGCAAACCCTGCCAACTTTCATGCCATATTAGAAACATCCATGAGAGGCTCAGTCGAGGAGACTCCCCAACAGTCTCATCCAACTCATCGCAGGGCTTCCACGCATCAGACAGGTTACAGTTACCACTCAAAAGGGGATGCTGCCCTACTGGAGCCCACCACAGAAGTGTATTACCATCGGGGAGTATCCCCTTCAGGTCAGGCTACGATGGCATACCATTACAGACCAGAGAGTGTTCCACCACATGTTTCTTATGTCTCAAAATCAGAGCCACAGATGTCCTATAGAGGCCACGGTGATGGCCGGTACAATACGATTGGACCCAGGTCCTACCACCACTCTATCAAATCTCGTGGCCCACTGAGAAATGAGTATATTTCTCCAAGCTCACTGCACCACTCCCATGGCTACAGCCAAGTAGATGGACCCACCGTGTACCCAACAATCCGTAGAGTCCACTCCCTACATGTGCCCCCCTCTGCCATCCGCTCAGTGCCAGTCACCAGAACCGAGGTTCCAGCAGATGATGAGTTGTTTTACTACCAGCACCCAGTCTATCACTGCAAGTCTCACCAACCACCCTCTCAAGCCGACTACCACGTCACACAACTGCAGCCTTATTTTGAGAATGGAAGAGTTCAGTACCGCTACAGTCCCTACTCTGGCTCTCACATTCTGGATGCCCCATTCTACGATGTGGACCATTATGGTACGATCCGCTTACGGCATGTCCATTCCTTCAGCGGTCGGGACAGTGCTCCTCTCCTTCGGACTGGAGCCAAATCTGGAGGCTACCACTACCTTTCACGGCATTTAATTCCTTTAAAGGAGCATAGCTTCATAAGCAGAGACATGCCACCTTACAGTGGTTCAAAAGCCAGTGTTTACTTTGCGTTGGATCCAGAAGAAGCAGAGAGGCTTCGCATACACTCTATCCGCAGGGAAAGCCGAGCAAGGCAAAAAGTTAAGGGTTCTGTTTTGTCTCAGTATGACAACATAGGACCCTACATGCCAGTGGATATAGACATGTTACACTTGCGGAGCAAATCAGATCCTGGCAAAACTGTATTGATGGCTGCCGAGAGCAAGGAGGCTAGATATAACATCGTTTCTGGGTCTCAGCATGCTCCTAGGCACTTGGTCTCTGATCCAGATGTCCTGATGTATATGGAAACGGAGAAGCACTGCCAAGGAAATGGGATGGGGGACAAAACCACCAAACAAGGTGGCTCCAGGAACTACTCATCCATCCCTTCACATCAATCGCAACTTCCAGCACGAAGCCTGCAGCACTTACCTGAAGGTGGCCATCTTGACCCGAAGTTTGAGCCAGGGGAAAAGCTACTGAGCAGTAAACATTGGCAGGAACACTCAGAGAGCAGGAGTCCCCATCCTCGTTACGAAAGGTCAGATTTGGATCACCACACATGCAGGGGTAAAGCCACTAGCAGCACCAGTGAAGATGAACAAGCAGCTCCAGTGAAGCCAGCTCCTCCACCCAAGCCAGAGAGATCCCATAGTATTAGAGAGCGGCAGCATTACAACCAGTCCAGTCTTCCTGCACATCTACCAGACAATTCAGATAGAGACCATAGTGGATCCTACTCTCATCAGTCACAGGGGCATTGTGCCGTTACTTTACAGTCACACTACGACAATCTGGATGTCTACCATCCAGTACCTCAGTCTCAAACATCACTATCAAATCGAGGTGGCTCCAGCTCCTATCACCTCCCTGGTTTCTCAACTCCACATAGTAATCGTGCATACTCCACTGCCTTGGGACAGGGCGCCTTCATACAAGCTGAGCTGTCAGTGCAGAGGCCAGAGACAGAGATTAATGCAGAGTAA